The DNA sequence gagcttcccagaCCTCCTTGGCAGATTGACATGCAAAAATCCTGTTGTATTCGTCTAGTCTGATACCACAGATGAGGATCTTGTTTGCTCGAAAGTTCTTTTCTATAGCCTTGCAATCAACATCGTTGTACTCCTTCTTTGTCTTAGGAACTGTCATTGCCGGTTCACCAATGGTCTTCATAGGAACGAAAGGACCATCGCAGATAACATCCCAGAGCtctgaatcttcagccatgatgaaATCATCCATCCTTGTCTTCTACCATCCGTAGTATTggccattgaatcttggtggtctgtaggtAGATTGACATTTTTTAAAGTTTGGTGAAGCAGCCAttaggatcctttctaggtgttagcctcatagaaagaacctgctctgataccaattgatagaaacttagggtccaccaaactgtatagaaaATAAGGTTCTTTATCAGTTCCCACAGAACGCACACaaagagataagtaaatgacacaacagagttttacgtggaaaactcccagctcatgggattaaaaatcacgacctacactcgtaggatttcaacttcactaaccgagcaaGTTCAAATTACAActtattgtaacctaggaattaaaacTTTAACCCTCCactcacttgtaataactctattacaagcctctttgtaataactctattacaaagctcacaacTCGACTAGCTCTAGTCAAGACACAAACACGaggtttatgattttacaaaaGGTTTCCCACACAATGATTCTAGCTAAGCTAAGTAagaattacaagtaaatcacttTAACAAAGGTACAACATAACTAGGGACATGTAATAACTCAATGCAGGAAACTGGTCTTTCGTTATGATGTTTCTCTATTCTTGAAGCCTTGAATGTCACTTGCAAGTTGGCAACACTTGAGAGAAAGCTTGATCAATTCTTGAATGTGCAAGTGTGTTGTTTTCcctttgcttcatgttaatattacaCAAGTGGCATCACTTGGATGATGCAAGCAATATCCGGTACAAGGCATGTCCTAGGAGGTGGCTACTGCACTGGTCACACTGTTGCGTGTGTGCAGAGGAACAGTTGCAGCAACTTTATAGTTGTGAGCAGTTGACTGGTACAGTCAGCAAGGGAACTTATGTCCATCTGTTCTCCTGTCGTCTCTTTGACTCTGATTGTTGGAACTTGTGTCTGACTTGATACTTGTTGTTCTTGAGCACTTTGAACATGTGTAACAGGTTCCCCATCTGGTTTtcatcattaagtttgttagatcatcaaaacataacaggaCACATAACCTAGCAGTGGGTGTAGCttcaattgtgaccccaaaaATTGAGTATAGATGCAAAAGTCCCTAAGAgtattcaaacttaaaagaagtaaaaacaattacccgacaaagggtgttcaatttatgttataatatttctaaaacctaatattttacctatatatacacagtataatttttcgacgaaagACCACCCTTAGGACAATGTAGCTTCGCCCCTGGCCTCAATAGAGGACTGGACTGCTAATCAGAGCCTCACGTTTGGGCACTGGTGTTGCTTTGAGCAAGCCAACTTAATTGTACTCTAGTATATCGTGATTGTAATGTCGCTTTCAATTGTCAAATAACTCCAAGAAAACAAagattttttttccagttttaatGACTTAAAAAGTCCATATGATAACATAGTGGAAATTCTTTTGCAAGGTGGAAATAATTCCATATATTTTAACCATTTGTACTAcaccaaaaagaaaaattatGTCTACATGGCAAGTGGACATTGTTTAGAGCATGACAACCTCAAATGAGATATCTTCATTTTGGTGAAACAATTGCTGTCTTGACACAGTTATAAATTTGGAACTGCTTGAGAACTTTGTTTGTGGCAAGGAGAGACTTGAGGAGAAAGCTGAGATAAGGTATTTGTAGTAAGAGTACTCTTACtttgaggaaaaagaaaaaaacaagaaaatGGCCTCAGCATCTCTGCTAAAGTCATCTCCAGTTTTTGACAAATCTGAGTTCGTTAAGGGACAAACTCTTCGCCAACCTTCCGTCTCAGTTATCCGCTGCCACCCTACAACCGCCCCTTGTCTTACTGTCCGCGCCGCTTGTTCCTATGCTGATGAGCTCGTCAAGACCGCTGTAAGTTTCATTAGTCTATTaataatgagtttaacttttgtgcACTGATAGCGTATAATTAATATAAATTGCCATGTTAATATGACCTACAATATCATGTAGCTGCCGATAAAGTAAATAGCCTGCTATAACCAGTTAAAACAGATACAATGATAGTGTAGAAATTCATTTCAGTGtcagtgtatataagttaaatctatTAATAATTGGCCCGTTTAATGCTTCATTAATAAATTTAGCAGATCGAGCAAGAGGCAAATAAAAGACCAATGTGATAATGAAGTGTTTATGGTAACTGTGCAGAAAACAATTGCATCACCAGGGCGTGGAATATTGGCGATGGACGAGTCAAATGCCACTTGCGGAAAGCGTTTGGCTTCCATTGGGTTAGAGAACACTGAGGCTAACCGCCAAGCTTATAGAACTTTGCTTATAACAGCTCCAGGTCTTGGACAGTACGTCTCTGGTGCCATTCTCTTCGAGGAGACCCTCTACCAATCCACGACTGATGGCCGCAAAATGGTTGATGTCCTTGTTGAACAAAATATTGTTCCTGGTATCAAAGTTGACAAGGTATATTTAAAATGCAACACTTTTGGGAATTATATATTTATTGTAAGTTGTTGTCACTACAACGGAAAAGTAGTCGATGCAAAGGATACTTTGCACCTGATGATTTAAGATTCTGAATCCGCCTTTGGTTGGGGGCCAGACGAATAAAATGCCAGGGTGTTCAACTCTATTTTAGTTTGATTCTCAAACATATTTGGTTCAAAGTACCTCTGTTATCTAACTAAGGATCATCTTTTGACTTGATTGAAAACAGGGTTTAGTGCCGCTTGCTGGTTCAAATGATGAGTCATGGTGCCAAGGTCTAGACGGCCTTGCCTCTCGCACTGCTGCATACTACCAACAAGGAGCTCGCTTTGCCAAATGGTAAATTTTAGGAAATCCGACTTACTTCAATAAAAAAGGCAACCAGGTGCACTATAATGATATATACTTAATGTTTTTGGTATTTCAGGCGTACAGTCGTGAGCATTCCCAACGGACCATCTGCATTGGCAGTGAAGGAAGCAGCGTGGGGTTTGGCTCGCTATGCTGCCATTGCTCAGGACAGTGGTTTGGTCCCAATTGTGGAGCCGGAAATATTGTTGGATGGTGAACATGGCATTGACAGGACTTTTGAGGTTGCACAGCAGGTTTGGGCCGAGGTCTTTTTTTACCTCGCCGAGAACAATGTCATGTTTGAGGGTATTCTCCTCAAGCCGAGTATGGTCACTCCTGGTGCTGAATGCAAAGACAGGGCTACTCCCGAGCAAGTTGCTGATTATACTCTCAAGCTCCTCCACCGAAGAATTCCCCCTGCTGTCCCTGGAATCATGGCAAGTCTCCTCCTCATTTTTACCGTTTCACTAAATCTCAAATTCTATATGAGTTGCTAAAGACATAAAGATATATTGATTTTGCAGTTGTTAATACTTAtaacaagaaaagaaaagcttGTCAACTAGCAGAAGACTTTCTGAATATAGGATACATGCATTgagtttaacttatatatatatatacactgaGGGTAGTAGAACTTTATACTTTGAGTGTAACTTAATATGTTATAGCAAGTTGTCTGCCTTGTTTTAAGGTAACTAGTTCCACTAATTATGACCAGTTACATGTAGTTATATTTTAAGTAGATGACTTGGTAGCAAAAAATATTTTACACAGTCGGTATATATAGAAGTTAAACTCGTAAAAGTTACCAAAAAGGCAAAAAGCATATAAAAACTACATTAAGAACCATTGAAACCTATGCTTTGGGATGTCTAATTGAGCCAGCTCTTCACAACTCTTAGCGACTATCACTAGAAAGTTGATGTCATGtgtatggatacttgtatggactTTTTGgcttatgttttgagtgtacaaatgttCATTTCGGCCTTATAgacccatatgtcacatgtataagtttttatatcatgttggggagccttggcgtaactgggaAAGCAGGAGGTCACGCGtttgagccgtggaaacagcctcttgcagaaatgcagggtaaggccgCGCATATCGGGAGCTTAAtgtaccgggctgcccttttttatcACTAGAAAGTTTCAACATACTGTTAGTGCATATTGTATAGGCTGTAAATATTTGAGGTGAGAAACAGCATACATTTTAAAACAAAGGTAGGAGATTACTCAACTCAATGTTGTTTGGGATTTGAACAGTTCTTATCTGGTGGACAATCAGAAGTTGAGGCTACATTGAACTTGAATGCCATGAACCAAGCTCCAAACCCGTGGCACGTATCTTTCTCATACGCGAGGGCTCTTCAAAACACTTGCTTGAAGACATGGGGCGGACTCCCTGAGAACGTGAAGGCTGCTCAGGACGCGTTGCTAGTCAGAGCTAAGGCCAACTCTCTTGCTCAACTTGGAAAGTACACTGGCGAGGGTGAATCAGACGAAGCTAAAAAAGGAATGTTTGTTAAGGGCTACGTTTACTAAGGGCATCAAAGTCTTGAACACGAACAAGTGAAAATAAGCTGGTTGATTATACACTATAGTGTAGCAGAGGAATGCAAAATGTAATCAGTATATAGCTATGGAGAAGAGTATTTTTGATATGATTGATTATTTGTACTATTTAACTACCTTACTATTTTCTTGCTGATTAAAATTACTAGTACTAAGTAGTATTTTATTAATGAATCAAACACTACTGGTGGAACAGTTTCCTACAATGTTTGAGCCCGAATCAGTTTTCTAGTTGTGCTAAGATAACCTTGGTTGGTTTAATTTCTGAACTAATAATACCTTTTTCATTGAATACAAAGCTTGAAGAAGAGTTCAATGAACAAGAGTCATATAACGGACAACTTATCATTTACTACAAAATAGGGGAACTATATTATATTCCGGGCAAAAATTTATGTGCACATGTTGTTTATCTCAAACCaagcaaatataaataaatttttaccCCTATTATGCGTTTAGTGAAAGGACCGATCGAGAGACAAAAAATAATCGCTCAAAGGCACTTCATAAAACGGGAAAAAACAATTAAACCTAAAGCTACAATTTAACGGCATGCCTCTACGGTGCTCCCTCAATCTCAATTTATGTGttattctttcctttttagtTACCGCAAAAAGAATTATAATTttctatatttaaaataatttaactttaagctTTCAATTTCATATTTAACGAGAATACACAAATATCTATGACTTGTTTcaaccacaagttttaaaagttttgatttcttttttaaattcacataaattgTGACAGGGGAATAATTTGAATCTTAATAAAGTAGGAGCCCGGTGCACAAAGTATCATGTATTCACATGGGGTCCGAAAAATAATCGTAGCCCAAAGGGCAAAATATATAGACAACCTAACTTGACACAAGCATGTTTTAACAGAACATATAAAAAAAGgtaattttttgttgtttttttttttgcaaaattgACTCACTTATGAAAAAGAAAAACTAGGATCAAAACGACGTCGTAAGCCCAAGCTTACATGATTTGGGGAAATTCAAAGCAAAGAGAAGAAACGGAGAGCAGGCTGTGAACAGGGGGAGATTTAGGAGAGAGAGAAGCGATGAACGGAGTAGCAGCAGCTTGGTACGTAGCGCGAAGAGCAGCACAGAAGGAGAGAGTTCGGATCCTCTACAGGCATGCTCTCAGAGACACTCTCAATTGGGCCGTTCATCGTCACCTCTTTTATTCTGATGTAATCTCTATCATTGATTCGATCTCCACATTTCTTCATATCATCGCCTTTCTAATTAAGGTGTTAATTTTCTCTGCTTTTTGTTTTAGGCCGATGCGCTCAGGGAGAGGTTCGAGGCCAACAAACACGTGGTTTGACCTCATTCTCcttcatatttttaaaatttatttttccagTAAATCGATGTTTTATGATTTTTGACATGTTATACAAACACGTGGTTTGAGCTCATTCTccttcatttttttaaatttatttttccaGTAAATCGATGTTTTATGATTTTTGACATGTTATATTACCATTTATATGGcaaaagttgtaatttttttGTTAGAAATAAATTTGTTTAAGCTCATTGTAGGAAGTAAGGTCTATATCTTTAATTTTTTACATATCAAAGAAGAAAGACGGACCCATAGAATTTGGAATGGAGTAAAATGTTTACCTTGAAAAATCATTTTCCGCGTTATTTTTCGGGGTTTGATTGGGTATAAACTATGAAGTAAGTTGACAGTTGATTCTCAGAGTAAGTGCCATTTGATACTCATACAAGGTGAACGGAAAGAGTACGAGGatagttatttgcttaatttcttGAGTATAAAAGATTACAAATATGTCTTAGTGTTGTTTGAAACAAGTGATATGGAGAGTTGGGATATTCTTGAAGGGAAATGTTCTGCGAAAGTTATTTTCTGCTATTGGTGGAAAATATTTTCTGGTAGTAAATCAGTAGAAAATGAGAATATCTTGCTTCTATCAAACACACTTATGTCCTTATTGTCATATAATGTGACCAGTCCATGTGAAAAAATCTTGTCTATCAGCTTGTTAGTTCTCTTTTTACGTGTTTGTGTGCTAAAAATACCGGGTTTTGGTGGTAAGCAACTTGCTTCAGCTCAATGTAGGAATTAAGGCTATAGCTTCTTTTTACTtatttaaatggaaaaaatgTATATGTCCTTATTGTTATATGAACTGATTTCTCCATGTGAAGTATGACATAATGAAAAGAAATCAGTCATCTGCTTTAGTTTTACTATTTTCAAATCTTTATTCAGAATGACAAGAGTGGactgctcta is a window from the Nicotiana tomentosiformis chromosome 10, ASM39032v3, whole genome shotgun sequence genome containing:
- the LOC104089017 gene encoding fructose-bisphosphate aldolase 1, chloroplastic, producing MASASLLKSSPVFDKSEFVKGQTLRQPSVSVIRCHPTTAPCLTVRAACSYADELVKTAKTIASPGRGILAMDESNATCGKRLASIGLENTEANRQAYRTLLITAPGLGQYVSGAILFEETLYQSTTDGRKMVDVLVEQNIVPGIKVDKGLVPLAGSNDESWCQGLDGLASRTAAYYQQGARFAKWRTVVSIPNGPSALAVKEAAWGLARYAAIAQDSGLVPIVEPEILLDGEHGIDRTFEVAQQVWAEVFFYLAENNVMFEGILLKPSMVTPGAECKDRATPEQVADYTLKLLHRRIPPAVPGIMFLSGGQSEVEATLNLNAMNQAPNPWHVSFSYARALQNTCLKTWGGLPENVKAAQDALLVRAKANSLAQLGKYTGEGESDEAKKGMFVKGYVY